AGAGGTTCGCCGCCCGCAACAGCGGCAAGTGCGCCGACGTCGGGAACTACGACTTCTCCCAGTCGGCGCAGGTCATCCAGTGGGGCTGCGGCGCCGGGGCCAACCAGAACTTCTGGTTCAAGGACCTCGGGACCGGCTACGTGCAGATCATGGCGCGACACAGCGGCAAGTGCCTCGACGTCGCCGGCGCGTCGACCGCGGACGGTGCGGCCGTCGTCCAGAACACCTGCAACGGCGCGACCTCCCAGCAGTGGAAGGTCCAGAAGGTCACCGGCACCACGTACGTCAAGCTGCTCGCCCGGCACAGCAACAAGTGCCTCGACGTCACCAACCAGTCGACCTCCGACGGCACGGCGCTGGAGCAGTGGACCTGCAACACCGGCACCAACCAGCAGTGGCAGCGCAGCACCGTCTGACCGCAGCACCGTCCGACCGCTCAACGCACTCCCGGCCGGCTCGCTCCTGTCCCCCGCGGGGACACCGGGGCGAGCCGGCCCGCTGCCCGGCCGGGCAGTGCGGGAGCAGCAGCCCGACGCCCCGCGGCCTGCGGGAACGCCGCACACCTGATCACCCATGACCGGATCCGCAGCGTCCGCGCACCTGAACGGACATAAGCGTCCTGCTGAGGACGTGTACGGGCAATCGACGCGTCCGCCGGACGGCCGGCCGATAGCCTCGAACGGACGATGCACGCGGCACGGTGCCACCTGGCCGGGCCGGGCGACGGTACGGCGGCGGAAAGGCGCGACACTACAGACGAGCGGCGGGGCACGGCACCCCTCCCGTCCCGGCTCCTCACCCTCGACTCCGACCTGAACCGGCTCAGCGAGCAGCTCAAGGAACTCGCCCCGCTCTCCGCCTGGCCGTCTACCAGCCGGCCGCGGAACCCGCCCTGCTCGGGGGTGACTGGTACGACGCGCTGGTCCAGCCCGACGGCGGCCGCGCGATGGTCGTCGGCGATGACGTGGCCGCGAAGAGCCCGCCGCCGGGGTCCGGATCACGATTGCGGTGGCCGCCGACATCACCGTCGACTACTGGTACACCTACGGCCTGACCCCCCCCAGCAGCTCGTCACCGCCGGCCACCGGGTGCAGAACGGCTCGTGGACCCCGACCTACTACGTGCTCGGCGGAGCGAAGCCCGACACGGCCTACATGTACCAGACCGAGAACCAGATCGCGGGCGGCATCATGGACCCGCTGCGCGCCCTGGCCCCAGCAGACCTGGGGATCCCCCAAGCCGGTCTCGACGTTCAGCGCCTTCCAAACGGTCATCGCCGCGATCGGACACGCCCCCGGCTGGCCCGCCGACGTGGCCGGCGGCGATCTGGCCCTGAACCGGCCGACCACCGCGTCCTCCACGGAGACCGCCGACTTCCCCGCCAGCAACGCCACCGACGGCAGCTACGGCAGGCGCTGGTCCAGCCAGTACGCCGACCCGCAGTGGCTGCAGGTCGACCTCGGCGCCACGACCGGCATCGGCGAGGTGAAGCTGACCTGGGAGAACGCCTACGCCAAGGCCTACCAGATCCAGACCTCCAACGACGGGGCCACCTGGACCACCATCTACTCCACCACCACCGGCACCGGCGGCGTCAACGACCTGACCGGGCTCAGCGGCTCGGGCCGGTACATCCGGATGAACGCGACCCAGCGCGCCACCACCTACGGCTACTCCCTGTGGGAGTTCGAGGTCCACGGCGCGTAGCACCCGGCACCGCTGATCCACTGTGCCCGGCCCGGCCCTTCCTCGAACGGCGGTCGCCACGACCGACCTTCCGGGGAGGGCTCCGGCGCGCCCGGCCCTGCCCAGCGGGCCCTGCGCAGCGGGGGAAGGCCATGCGGGGCGCCTCCGACGGCATTCTCGCCGAGGAGCCGTGCAGGACCAGCGGAATTCTCACGGTGTCGCGCGGCCGCTGACCAGGGCGCGCCCGGTCCGGACCGGGCGCGCACCGGGGGCGTGGGCACCGTCCTTGCCGCCGACCTCCCCCGCCTCGGCGCCAGGGTGCTCCCCTCACGCCACCGGTCTGCTGATGCCGGGTCCCACCCGCGCGGGAAGATCGCAGACGTCAGTCATCGGCGGCGAGTTTACACAGAAGCAAACATGTTCTAACACCACAGGCCCTCTGGCGACACTCTCGCAACATCGTCGCCGACGCGCGGATCCGCAGGCCGGGAAGCGTTCACGACTCTCCGAGGCGGCGCAGCGGGGGCCGCCTCGCCCGCCTCTCCACAAAAGCGGGCGAGGCCGCAGAGGCGCTGGCCGACGACTCCCGCCATGCTCAACAGGCCTGCCAGGAAAGGCCTGCCGCACGATCCGAACGCGCCGGGGCGGGGCCCCCGCGGCCTGCGATCCACATCACGGGGTCGTCTCAAGTCGAGGCAGATCACCGAAAGCTCTTGACGGCGAGGTGAACAGGACGTTTCCTGTAACGCACCAGTTCGATCCTGGTGATTTAGAAGCGATTCTGTCGCTTCTTGTTGGAACTGCAGCGCAGTCGACGGACGAGCGCAGTCAGTCCCGACAAGACGCCCGCTGGCGACCCACCTGCGGGCAGCTGTCCACCACACGAAGGTCCGCCGGCACCACACGGCCCTCCTCCGGACCCGGCCCGGCTCTCCCGACCCCTGCAGGGCTTCTCCTCCACCGGCAGCGAACCCCAAGTCGCTGCCTCTGGAAGCCGCAGCCGCCCGACAGAGCACAACCCCACCCCCCACCCACAGCACCCCTAGGACCCCCATGTCCACCATGAATTCCCCCACCTCCTCGTCCCGTTCCCGCAGGTCGGTGGCGCTGCTGGCCACCGCCCTGGTGCTGGCCGCCGGCCCGCTCACGACAATCGGCGCCCAGCCCGCGTCCGCCCTGGACAACGGCGTGGCCACCACCCCGCCGATGGGCTGGAACACCTGGAACTCGTTCGGCTGCTCCATCAACGAGCAGCTGATTCGCACCTCCGCCGACCTCCTGGTCAGCTCCGGCATGAAGGACGCGGGCTACGACACCGTCATCGTCGACGACTGCTGGTTCGACCCCCAGCGTGACGCCCAGGGCAACATCCACGGGGATCCCGTGCGCTTCCCCGGCGGGATGAAGGCCCTCGGCGACTACATCCACTCCAAGGGCCTGAAGTTCGGCATCTACGAGGTGCCCACCGACCTGACCTGCGCCCAGCGCCTCGGCAACTACCCGGGGGCGACCGGCAGCCAGGGGCACGAGCAGCAGGACGCGGACAGCTTCGCCGCCTGGGGTGTCGACTACCTCAAGTACGACTGGTGCTCCCAGGTCGGTACCCTCGACGAGCAGGTCGCCGCCTTCAGCACGATGCGCAACGCGCTGCACAACACCGGCCGCCCCATCGTGTACAGCATCAACCCCAACAGCTACCACGCGGACAAGACCGGAGCCACCTACGACTGGTCCGCCGTCGCCAACATGTGGCGGACCACCGAGGACATCAGCGCGACCTGGGACAAGCACAAGACGGCCAACTCCTGGTCCATGGGCGTCATGGACATCGTCCACATCAACGGCCGCCTCGGACGCCAGGCCGGCCCGGGCCACTGGAACGACCCGGACATGATGGAGGTCGGCGTCGGCAGCATGAGCGAGACCGAGTACCGCTCGCACTTCAGCCTCTGGGCCCAGATGGCCTCACCCCTCGTCGCGGGCAACGTACTCACCACCATGACGTCGGCCGTCAAGGGCGTCCTCACCAACCACGACGTGATCGCCGTCGACCAGGACAGCCTCGGACGTCAGGCCCGCATCGTCGCCGACTCCGACACCGAACTGGTGACCGTCCGTGAACTGGCGAACGGCGACCGGTCGGTGACCCTCACCAACTCCGGCGAGAGCGCCGCCACGGTGTCCACCACCGTCGCCGAGCTCGGCATCGCCGGGGCCCCCTCCTACACCGTCAAGAACCTGTGGACCGGGGCCTCCAGCAGCACGACCGGCGCCCTCTCCGCCGCCCTGGCCCCCCACGAGAGCGCCATGTACCGCATCACCCCCGACGGCACGATCAGCACCACCCAGGCACCCCCCGCAAACGCCACCTACGAGATCGACTCCGCCACCACTCCCGGACAGGTGATCGACGACCCCAACAACTCCACCAGCAACAACACCCAGCTGATCACCTGGGACCGCAAGAACGGCAACAACCAGCGCTGGATCCTCACCGCCAACGCCGACGGCAGCTACGCCGTGAAGAACAAGGTCTCCGGCAAGTGCCTGGACATCCGCGGCGGCTCCCCGGACGCCGGCGCGGCCGTCATCCAGTACTCCTGCGACTCGGCCAAGCCCAACCAGAAGTTCGCCCTCACGCCGGCCGGCAACAACGGGTACCAGCTCGTCGCCCGGAGCAGCGGCCTCGCCGTCACCCCGAGCGGCAGCGTCAAGGGCTCCGTCCTCACCCAGCAGCCCGTCGCCACCGGGCAGGCCTGGACCCTCGTCCGGACCAACTGACCTCGTCGGGCAGCCCGGCCCCGTCCTTCGACGGGGCCGGGCTGCCTCCGGCGTGGTGGCGCGGTGCGCAGACGCGCGCGCCGAAGTGGCCGGACCGGTCGAGGACGGTCCGGCTCACCTTGCGGACGGCCGGGACACCCGGACGCCCGGGTCAGAGTTTGAACATCGCGGTGTACGGCTGGAGGATGCGTTCCTGGCGGGATCCGAAGTCGACGAGTACCGCGATGTCCTCCTCGACCCCGATGGCCGTGCCGAGGCCGTACCTGTCGTGGGTGACGCGGTCGCCGACGGCGAAGTACTTGCGCGGAGCTTCGATCCGGGCCTTGAAGGGGCTCGTAGGCAGGGGGCGGCGGAGTGCTGCGGATTTCGTCATCCTCGCCAGTATGCGCCAGAAAGCACGAGCGTGGCCGCTTCAGTCGCATCACCATAGAATTCGGGCGGGACCGGGAGCCACGGGCGCCGACCCCTTCATGGTGCCGCCCTCCCCGGGGCAGCCGGCACCTACGGAGCGTACGGCTAGGCCATCAACATGCCGACTCCCAAGGTGACTTGAGAATCACGATGGCCGCGGGCGGGGCCCAGCGGGAGGCTCCCGCCGAACCGGGGGTGAAATTCTTCACCACGGTGGGCCCGAGACTGCTAGAGTCTTCACAAGTTGCAGTAGTGGTTCCCATGAACTTGTGTGCGCCTGCTGATGTATCGCAGGCGCATTTTTGTTTCCCGGTTTTCCCTGGGTGGGTGCTCATCGCGGCGACTCGAAGGCCGCGTGGTGCGGGCTTCGGACAGCCCCTTGAAGGAGATTTTTTTATGGCTAATGGCACCGT
The sequence above is a segment of the Kitasatospora sp. NBC_00240 genome. Coding sequences within it:
- a CDS encoding discoidin domain-containing protein, whose translation is MAGGDLALNRPTTASSTETADFPASNATDGSYGRRWSSQYADPQWLQVDLGATTGIGEVKLTWENAYAKAYQIQTSNDGATWTTIYSTTTGTGGVNDLTGLSGSGRYIRMNATQRATTYGYSLWEFEVHGA
- a CDS encoding alpha-galactosidase, encoding MSTMNSPTSSSRSRRSVALLATALVLAAGPLTTIGAQPASALDNGVATTPPMGWNTWNSFGCSINEQLIRTSADLLVSSGMKDAGYDTVIVDDCWFDPQRDAQGNIHGDPVRFPGGMKALGDYIHSKGLKFGIYEVPTDLTCAQRLGNYPGATGSQGHEQQDADSFAAWGVDYLKYDWCSQVGTLDEQVAAFSTMRNALHNTGRPIVYSINPNSYHADKTGATYDWSAVANMWRTTEDISATWDKHKTANSWSMGVMDIVHINGRLGRQAGPGHWNDPDMMEVGVGSMSETEYRSHFSLWAQMASPLVAGNVLTTMTSAVKGVLTNHDVIAVDQDSLGRQARIVADSDTELVTVRELANGDRSVTLTNSGESAATVSTTVAELGIAGAPSYTVKNLWTGASSSTTGALSAALAPHESAMYRITPDGTISTTQAPPANATYEIDSATTPGQVIDDPNNSTSNNTQLITWDRKNGNNQRWILTANADGSYAVKNKVSGKCLDIRGGSPDAGAAVIQYSCDSAKPNQKFALTPAGNNGYQLVARSSGLAVTPSGSVKGSVLTQQPVATGQAWTLVRTN